A stretch of Leptospiraceae bacterium DNA encodes these proteins:
- a CDS encoding aminopeptidase P family protein: METYTESELELYKKVQKLAYDSVLEVKSKLSAGITEREAADLLDEVLQKKGVRNFFHTSFAWFGDRTSFTNFNSYFDFQPTRRKLEKGMCVILDTAPTLEGRACDIGYAFAFGENSIVEKAILDLEIFRKLILEEILAERTLSEIYTKVDKLISEMGYMNCHKMYPAEVLGHKIGRLPFLQIPPFKVFGFHAQTFLYLLGETAQAMIPKFGFENNTVVPFWNGSSNHRAEPGLWAIEPHIGKQDVGVKWEEILVVTDSTAYWLDDDLPHVLNWKNQKPNN, from the coding sequence ATGGAAACATACACAGAATCAGAACTAGAACTTTATAAAAAAGTTCAGAAGCTAGCTTATGATTCTGTGCTAGAAGTTAAATCTAAATTATCCGCAGGAATTACTGAAAGAGAAGCGGCGGATTTATTAGATGAAGTATTACAAAAAAAAGGAGTAAGGAATTTCTTTCATACCTCCTTTGCCTGGTTTGGAGATAGAACATCCTTCACCAATTTCAATAGTTACTTTGACTTTCAACCAACTAGACGCAAATTAGAAAAAGGAATGTGTGTCATTTTAGACACAGCCCCTACTCTAGAGGGAAGAGCCTGCGATATAGGATATGCATTTGCCTTTGGAGAAAATTCAATAGTAGAAAAAGCAATTTTAGATTTGGAAATTTTTCGTAAATTAATTTTAGAAGAAATTCTAGCTGAAAGAACGTTAAGCGAAATCTATACCAAAGTTGATAAGCTTATTTCCGAGATGGGTTATATGAACTGTCATAAAATGTATCCCGCCGAAGTTCTAGGTCATAAGATTGGTCGCCTGCCATTTTTACAAATTCCTCCTTTTAAAGTTTTTGGATTTCATGCGCAAACTTTCCTGTATCTGCTAGGCGAGACTGCTCAAGCAATGATTCCAAAGTTTGGTTTTGAAAACAATACAGTGGTTCCATTTTGGAATGGTTCATCAAATCATCGAGCAGAACCCGGACTCTGGGCAATAGAACCGCACATCGGCAAACAAGATGTAGGCGTTAAATGGGAAGAAATCTTAGTCGTAACGGATTCTACCGCTTATTGGTTGGATGATGATTTGCCTCATGTGCTTAACTGGAAAAACCAAAAACCCAATAACTAA
- a CDS encoding thioredoxin family protein: MKRIIFAFYFVVVNLIFPQEVIKSNVDNLKKSEPSKTEAPKKEVGIPFMKAEWKEVLAKATKEKKYIFIDAYTVWCNPCKWMDDNVYNTKKAEDYFGEKFVSIKMDMEKEEGLLFKEKYKVEAYPSYLFFDSSGKIIHRFQGPLEVDEFLVEVANTFLPEKAFYELKRKYEKGGKDEKTLYELIFASFKAHGEVKADLLEDYFDTQDDFLSKKNWKIMDDFVLDIKSKPFRYLTANREKFYPAHGKDVVEKKIYLTKMSYYAKYEDWKNYAIVAVAYAEKYSMNDWKDLDAIAWRLSEKVKDPKVLAKAETLVKRSIQLEPNFLNHETHAQVLFKLGKYKESHLVTMNSIRMAKEAGESYDNSISLLNLIIQKLLIQLDSKKGK; the protein is encoded by the coding sequence ATGAAAAGAATAATTTTTGCTTTTTATTTTGTTGTGGTTAATTTAATTTTTCCGCAAGAAGTAATTAAATCTAATGTGGATAATTTAAAAAAGAGCGAGCCTTCTAAGACAGAGGCTCCTAAAAAAGAAGTAGGAATTCCGTTTATGAAGGCAGAATGGAAAGAAGTTCTCGCTAAAGCCACAAAGGAAAAAAAATACATTTTCATTGATGCCTATACAGTCTGGTGTAATCCCTGCAAATGGATGGATGATAATGTCTATAATACTAAAAAAGCAGAAGATTATTTTGGTGAAAAGTTTGTAAGCATCAAGATGGATATGGAAAAAGAGGAAGGGCTTTTATTTAAAGAAAAGTATAAAGTAGAAGCTTATCCATCGTATCTTTTCTTCGACTCTTCTGGAAAAATTATTCATCGATTTCAAGGTCCCCTTGAAGTCGATGAATTTCTGGTTGAAGTGGCTAATACCTTTTTGCCTGAAAAAGCCTTTTATGAATTGAAAAGAAAATATGAGAAAGGCGGTAAGGATGAAAAAACTCTATATGAGTTAATCTTTGCTTCCTTTAAGGCGCACGGTGAGGTTAAGGCCGATTTGCTTGAAGATTATTTTGATACCCAGGATGATTTTCTATCAAAGAAGAATTGGAAAATCATGGATGATTTCGTTCTTGATATCAAGTCTAAACCATTTCGCTATTTAACGGCTAATCGCGAAAAATTCTATCCTGCACACGGAAAGGACGTAGTCGAAAAAAAAATCTATCTAACTAAAATGTCTTACTATGCTAAATATGAAGACTGGAAAAATTATGCGATAGTCGCCGTAGCCTATGCCGAAAAATATTCCATGAATGATTGGAAAGATTTAGACGCTATTGCATGGCGACTTTCTGAAAAAGTAAAAGATCCAAAGGTATTAGCTAAGGCGGAAACTCTTGTTAAACGCTCGATTCAACTCGAACCAAATTTTTTAAACCATGAAACACATGCACAGGTTTTATTTAAACTTGGAAAATACAAAGAGTCTCATCTGGTTACAATGAATAGCATTCGTATGGCGAAAGAAGCAGGCGAGAGTTATGACAATAGCATTAGTTTACTGAATCTGATTATACAAAAGCTTCTAATTCAACTGGATTCTAAAAAGGGAAAATAA
- a CDS encoding NAD-binding protein, whose protein sequence is MSRKVGIKERIKYEFENTLSKGTIAIIGWLALVSLLIVIIAGTIITVGQISLTADEKLGFFEATWRSLMHALDAGAVGGDGADNGWSYRLIMLIVTIGGIFILSGLIGVLTSGLDAKLEEMRKGRSRVLETNQTLILGWSGKIFPIISEIIIANSSLKRASIVILADKDKVEMEDELNSKIPDRKTTRIICRTGSPMDVNDLEVVSLDEAKSIVVMAPDDPNPDISVIKTILAITNNPHRKTGKYHIVAEMKHQENLAAANLVGGDEATYVLSPDLIARVTAQTCRQSGLSVVYTELLDFDGVEIYFKEESSLKGKTFKEVIFAYESSAVIGVMSKDGIVSINPPMDTVFGEKDSIIVIAEDDDTILLTEKSNYEIKENLFQSPKPEGLKKEKTLLLGWNEKGARIISELENYVGTGSEITIVSELEETESELSSIKLKKQKVKVINANITDRKILDSLDVSSFNHIIILCYTNEMDIQEADAKTLICLLHLRDIANKTNKNLSIVSEMLDNKNRALAEVTKADDYIVSDRIISLMLSQLSEKKELKKVFDILFEAEGSEIYLKPVTDYVRTGDPMNFYTVLESAAQKKQVAIGYRIHANANDASKAYGVVINPKKSDMIRFTSEDKVVVLAED, encoded by the coding sequence ATGAGCAGAAAAGTTGGAATTAAAGAACGAATCAAATACGAGTTTGAAAACACACTTTCAAAGGGAACGATTGCGATCATTGGTTGGTTAGCGCTTGTTTCCTTATTAATCGTCATCATCGCAGGAACCATAATTACTGTTGGTCAAATTTCTCTAACCGCTGATGAAAAGCTTGGATTCTTCGAAGCTACTTGGCGAAGCTTGATGCATGCGTTAGACGCAGGAGCCGTCGGTGGGGATGGAGCGGATAACGGTTGGTCGTATCGTCTTATCATGCTTATTGTTACGATTGGAGGAATTTTTATTTTGAGTGGTTTGATCGGGGTTCTTACATCTGGACTCGATGCAAAGCTCGAAGAAATGCGCAAAGGTAGATCAAGAGTTTTAGAAACAAATCAAACCCTCATATTAGGTTGGAGTGGAAAAATTTTCCCTATCATTTCTGAAATTATTATAGCGAATTCAAGTCTCAAGAGGGCAAGCATTGTTATCCTCGCGGACAAAGACAAGGTCGAAATGGAAGATGAACTAAATTCCAAAATTCCAGATAGAAAAACAACTCGCATTATTTGTAGAACCGGTAGTCCTATGGATGTAAACGATTTGGAAGTTGTAAGTCTTGATGAAGCGAAATCCATTGTAGTCATGGCACCGGACGATCCAAATCCAGACATTAGTGTAATTAAAACAATTTTGGCGATTACTAACAATCCTCATCGAAAGACAGGGAAATACCATATCGTTGCAGAAATGAAGCACCAAGAAAACTTAGCCGCAGCAAATCTGGTTGGTGGAGATGAGGCTACTTATGTATTATCCCCAGATTTAATCGCCCGTGTAACTGCTCAGACTTGCAGACAATCCGGGTTAAGTGTGGTATATACTGAGTTACTTGATTTTGATGGAGTTGAAATTTATTTTAAAGAAGAGTCTTCTTTAAAAGGTAAAACTTTTAAAGAAGTAATTTTTGCTTATGAGAGTTCTGCTGTTATTGGAGTAATGTCGAAAGATGGCATCGTATCAATCAATCCTCCTATGGATACAGTCTTTGGTGAAAAGGACAGCATCATTGTGATTGCAGAAGATGATGACACTATTCTATTAACAGAAAAATCCAATTATGAAATAAAAGAAAATTTATTTCAGTCGCCTAAACCTGAAGGTTTAAAGAAAGAAAAGACTTTACTTCTTGGATGGAATGAGAAAGGAGCAAGGATAATAAGTGAGTTAGAAAACTATGTAGGAACTGGCTCTGAAATCACAATTGTTTCTGAGTTAGAAGAAACAGAATCGGAGCTAAGCAGTATTAAACTCAAGAAACAAAAGGTGAAGGTGATTAACGCCAATATTACCGACCGAAAAATTTTAGACTCGTTAGATGTCTCTTCCTTCAATCATATTATCATACTCTGTTATACGAATGAGATGGATATTCAAGAGGCTGACGCAAAGACATTAATTTGCTTACTGCACCTTAGAGATATTGCCAATAAAACAAATAAGAATTTAAGCATCGTGAGTGAAATGCTCGACAACAAAAATCGTGCCCTTGCCGAAGTAACTAAAGCAGATGATTATATAGTGAGTGATCGGATAATCAGTCTTATGCTCTCACAGCTTTCAGAAAAGAAAGAATTGAAGAAAGTATTCGATATTCTCTTTGAAGCAGAAGGGTCTGAAATCTATTTAAAGCCTGTAACTGATTATGTGAGAACGGGCGATCCAATGAATTTTTACACAGTGCTAGAATCAGCAGCTCAGAAGAAACAAGTCGCAATAGGATATAGAATTCATGCCAATGCGAATGATGCATCAAAAGCGTATGGCGTTGTTATCAATCCTAAGAAGTCTGACATGATTCGGTTTACTTCGGAAGATAAAGTCGTCGTCCTTGCAGAAGATTAG
- a CDS encoding DUF4956 domain-containing protein, with protein MDFDFIKLILQAPEKQDIVPMTELAFRIGIATFLGFLVSGVSYLTYTGKNYDRSVIHSQIIVTIVFSIMINVIGQNLAWAVGIFGSLSFIQFRTTLRDAKDTATFFYSVVTGVACGAGFINLAVFGFLVMSGVQIILKYLPPLEVHHTYIKFNCKNVESKDAIKNFLKTQRVKFELTAISVKSENLTFAVRLPMEEAYEIAKKAKSKIPEIIEGFSLDREV; from the coding sequence GTGGATTTTGATTTTATTAAATTAATTTTACAGGCACCTGAAAAACAAGACATTGTGCCAATGACCGAACTTGCATTTCGAATTGGGATTGCAACATTCCTCGGCTTTCTCGTAAGCGGAGTATCCTATCTAACCTATACAGGCAAGAATTATGATCGTTCTGTCATTCACTCTCAAATTATTGTTACGATTGTTTTTTCTATCATGATCAATGTGATTGGTCAAAACCTCGCATGGGCAGTCGGGATTTTCGGGTCTCTAAGTTTCATTCAGTTTCGAACAACGCTGCGCGACGCGAAAGATACAGCAACTTTTTTCTATTCAGTAGTCACTGGAGTCGCTTGTGGAGCAGGATTTATAAACCTAGCAGTTTTTGGTTTTTTGGTGATGAGTGGGGTGCAAATAATTTTGAAGTATTTGCCACCACTAGAAGTTCATCACACATATATCAAATTTAATTGCAAAAATGTTGAATCGAAAGATGCAATTAAAAACTTTTTAAAAACACAACGGGTTAAATTTGAATTAACCGCAATCTCTGTAAAATCAGAAAACCTGACCTTTGCTGTGAGACTTCCAATGGAAGAGGCTTATGAAATCGCAAAAAAAGCAAAATCTAAAATACCGGAGATAATTGAAGGTTTTAGTTTAGATCGAGAGGTTTGA
- a CDS encoding DUF1564 family protein, translated as MNSDSNEKNQNDLISDNGKSDEQTEKGDVQIMSDDPRLVNSLNDDSGKIADDPSLWTWLPNSRVSSEEENYLLLRHEEHAFTQNNQFVEGCNFGENDSENTPVPPNQELPLGFNEALGKALKQAKERYAGFTADGYENGKTVTNRKISFPKENYKGSDIRSSILIPEKYLSLFYTKVREHRGVRAYIVYLLSKYRIHISNGLVPAYSNLTTKYQEKGQDLKKIGFRPNPADWAELKLYRVSFGMSISAFLIYLLIADSTDFAQALSYFLWSVGIPATPSLDLAAKLYLCHNRDYYSAVFQFRQSNSS; from the coding sequence ATGAACAGTGATAGTAATGAAAAAAATCAGAACGATTTAATTTCTGATAATGGTAAATCAGATGAACAGACAGAAAAAGGCGATGTTCAAATAATGTCTGATGATCCGAGATTGGTAAATTCATTAAATGATGATTCAGGGAAAATTGCGGATGATCCAAGTCTTTGGACGTGGCTTCCAAATTCCCGTGTAAGTTCGGAAGAAGAAAACTATTTGCTCCTGCGACATGAAGAACATGCATTTACTCAGAATAACCAATTTGTAGAAGGTTGCAATTTTGGGGAAAACGATTCTGAAAACACGCCTGTTCCGCCAAATCAAGAGTTGCCGCTCGGATTCAATGAGGCTCTAGGAAAGGCACTGAAACAAGCAAAGGAGCGATATGCTGGTTTTACTGCTGATGGATATGAAAATGGAAAAACAGTCACAAATAGAAAAATTTCTTTTCCAAAAGAAAACTACAAAGGTAGTGATATTCGATCTAGTATTCTTATTCCAGAAAAATATTTATCCTTATTCTATACGAAAGTCAGAGAACATCGAGGAGTGCGGGCTTATATCGTTTATCTGCTATCTAAGTATAGAATTCATATTTCCAATGGGCTAGTTCCTGCTTATTCAAATCTAACTACAAAGTATCAGGAAAAAGGTCAGGATTTGAAAAAGATTGGCTTTCGTCCTAATCCTGCTGATTGGGCTGAGTTAAAACTCTATCGAGTTAGTTTTGGGATGTCAATCTCCGCGTTTTTGATTTACTTACTAATTGCGGATTCTACCGATTTTGCGCAAGCCCTATCGTATTTCTTGTGGTCGGTCGGAATTCCTGCGACACCCAGTTTAGACTTGGCTGCAAAGTTATACTTATGTCACAACAGAGATTACTACTCCGCAGTTTTTCAATTTCGACAAAGCAATTCCTCATAG
- a CDS encoding cAMP/cGMP-dependent 3',5'-cyclic-AMP/GMP phosphodiesterase: MFLEGGVPQVFVLPSEFFSWTKGISVAELEFPIYFNFFFRKKRTFIICSEEQFRRFKKVLRESIFGPRNLDVAKDYELLNGDTYVPDLKSEHKFFSSTFKFHEMVGFGIFKDDHFTIQGTTIKKKANGDFSVSIGSHHITDVPGKMEYKAFYNISERLREPFIPPLFGVTCLGPSHGFDPDENTSGFIIWLNHFGIMVDPPVNSTEWLLDSNVNPKFIDSIILTHCHADHDAGTFQKILEEGKINIYTTETIMNSFLYKYSAFTNVSKEYLKSLFTFHPIKINKPAFIYGGKFEMFYTLHSIPAIGFKMEFQDQSFVYSSDHNNDPEIHEKFLRENIISRERYDELRKFPWNSKVIYHESGVAPLHTPIKFLDSLPEDIKEKTVVYHIATKDFPKETSLRLAKFGIENTLYFPATPPQFEKASQVLGVLKSLDFFEGLSISKAMEFINIVEEVTFKKGDLIIQKGEIADKFYVIYFGNVSVVSEGLVSKKVYGTYDYFGEVALITDQKRTAAVVAETDVVAYTITKDRFLSFISGTEFEKTLVKVAKMRDAESWNVLSSSAFQSLTATQKTLLESMLNPVEIHQPSILIQESTPLDKIYIIRQGEVKVERRGKLKGILKRGDFVGSMLRLKRGLPSEFTYINEDSVSLYSVTHADVVRFVTKNPGLMMKLVYDFSDR, translated from the coding sequence ATGTTTTTAGAGGGTGGAGTTCCACAAGTTTTTGTATTACCATCAGAATTTTTTAGTTGGACAAAAGGAATCAGCGTTGCCGAATTAGAATTTCCCATATATTTTAATTTCTTCTTCAGAAAAAAACGAACCTTTATTATTTGCAGTGAAGAACAATTTCGGCGATTCAAGAAAGTTTTGCGTGAATCTATTTTTGGTCCTCGAAATCTAGATGTAGCAAAAGATTACGAATTGTTGAACGGTGACACCTATGTTCCTGATTTAAAATCAGAGCATAAATTTTTCAGTAGCACTTTTAAATTTCACGAAATGGTTGGATTCGGAATTTTTAAAGATGATCATTTCACTATTCAAGGAACCACAATTAAGAAGAAGGCTAACGGCGATTTTTCGGTCTCTATTGGATCACATCATATTACTGACGTTCCGGGTAAGATGGAATACAAAGCTTTTTATAATATCAGTGAGCGCCTACGCGAACCATTTATTCCACCTTTATTTGGCGTTACCTGCTTGGGTCCTAGTCATGGTTTTGATCCAGACGAAAATACTTCCGGCTTCATTATTTGGCTAAACCATTTTGGTATCATGGTAGATCCTCCCGTGAATTCTACTGAATGGCTTTTAGATTCAAATGTAAATCCAAAGTTCATAGACTCCATTATACTAACTCACTGTCATGCAGATCATGATGCTGGAACTTTTCAAAAAATTTTAGAGGAGGGAAAGATCAATATTTACACAACGGAAACTATTATGAATAGTTTTCTTTATAAATATTCTGCGTTTACAAATGTATCAAAGGAATATTTAAAAAGTCTTTTTACTTTTCATCCAATTAAAATTAATAAGCCAGCTTTCATCTACGGTGGCAAATTTGAAATGTTCTACACATTGCATTCAATTCCTGCGATTGGATTTAAAATGGAATTTCAAGATCAATCTTTCGTTTATTCTTCCGATCACAACAACGACCCAGAGATTCATGAAAAATTTCTGCGGGAAAATATTATTAGCCGCGAACGTTACGATGAATTAAGAAAATTTCCTTGGAACTCCAAAGTGATTTATCATGAATCAGGCGTTGCGCCATTGCATACTCCGATAAAATTTCTAGACTCGCTACCAGAAGACATTAAGGAAAAAACTGTTGTCTATCATATTGCGACCAAAGACTTTCCGAAAGAAACAAGTTTAAGACTCGCTAAATTTGGAATTGAGAATACTCTCTATTTTCCAGCAACTCCTCCCCAGTTCGAAAAAGCAAGCCAAGTTCTAGGCGTTTTAAAGAGTCTAGATTTTTTTGAAGGACTCTCAATTAGCAAAGCGATGGAGTTTATCAATATCGTAGAAGAAGTTACCTTTAAAAAAGGAGATTTGATTATTCAAAAAGGTGAGATAGCGGATAAATTTTATGTAATTTATTTTGGGAATGTGTCAGTCGTATCAGAAGGACTTGTTTCCAAGAAAGTATATGGCACCTATGATTACTTTGGCGAAGTAGCCTTGATTACAGATCAAAAAAGAACTGCGGCTGTGGTTGCTGAAACAGATGTCGTTGCTTATACTATTACAAAAGATAGATTTTTAAGTTTTATTAGTGGAACAGAATTTGAAAAAACGCTAGTAAAAGTAGCAAAAATGAGAGATGCCGAGTCCTGGAATGTTCTATCTAGTAGCGCCTTCCAATCATTAACCGCAACTCAAAAAACACTTTTAGAGTCCATGCTCAATCCGGTTGAAATTCATCAGCCATCTATCCTAATTCAAGAAAGCACACCTTTGGACAAAATCTATATTATCCGTCAAGGCGAAGTTAAAGTAGAAAGACGGGGAAAACTGAAAGGCATTTTGAAACGAGGAGACTTTGTTGGATCCATGCTCAGACTTAAACGGGGACTTCCATCTGAGTTTACCTATATCAACGAAGATTCTGTTTCTCTTTATTCAGTCACACATGCAGACGTTGTTCGCTTTGTTACAAAAAATCCAGGCTTGATGATGAAACTTGTCTACGATTTCAGTGACCGATAA